CCATATATAGCGCTTTCAAACACATGGCAATAGATAATGGATACGCCTCGAAGCTCACGGTTAAGCTGATCCACAGTGTATCTCATGACGAAGTTGAATTCCATAATCATGCTATTCACATCTTCTGCACACTCTCCCTTCTGGCTCCTGTATTTCTGCAACTAGTACGGTGCACATATCCAATCGGTGGCAACCCCATCGCCACCATCCTCCTCACTTTGACATTGTACATGGTCTGTGAAACAAACAGGATACTTCACTTATTGGTTGTGATCAAAGGGTGGCATATAACTCAATCATGAAGCAAACATATAACTCAGTGATCTTTAGGCCAAAATAGTCAATATCCAAATCCCTCCCTGACCAATGAACACACCAAGTACAACCAAGTTTCAATATCTCCTCTTCTGCTAGTCttcaagaagagagagagagagagattcacaAATGAATGTTGTACACTAGTTCAAACACTGAATCCAAACCAAACTACATGAATAGCAAATATATATTCATCCGAACGCTGCGGATCACATAAATCAGTTGGGGAATCTTGTGGCTCTTCTGCCCCAGGGacgttgctgctgctgctgttggtgGTACTGCAATCCAGCACCATTCTTGACTACATTGCCACCCTTTTCTGCAAACCTTTTCATTTTCATCCTCTCTTCCTTCATGTACGCAAACCGTGAGTCCAGCGTTTGAGGCCCTTGCCTCTGTCCTCCTCCATTTGCTTGCTTCTCCCCTATCTTCTCCCTCTGCTGCATTGTGTTTGCAGATTAAGGTCAATCAATCACTTTCAAAATCTCCTTTTGTTATGGATATGAAAATGTCATCGTAATGCTCAGACAACACACATACTGAATCTGTCCATTATTCATAGTTGGTCTTGAATAAGGAATTAAAGACCAGATGTTAAATATAGTTGGACTAGCatcaatcaaaattttaatttcaataacATTGATTTCTTTCTAAACTACGATCTCTCCGAGTTCGACTGTGTCTACCCTTACCAACAAAAACCAATACCACAAAGGTGAGCTAATGCTAACTAACATATAGATATGAATAGTTTACCTTGGCCACAAACCCTCTTGGTGCAGAACCATACTGAGCTGGTGGAGTAATGAACCTGCACAAAAGAAACAATGATGATCCGTCATGCAACAAATAACAATGAGATGTTTAATGATGAAGATCCTGACATCTGAATCCTCATGGTGTCCTACAAACCGTGCATCTACCATTTAATGTCACAACAATACTACAAATAGACCAATAAATTCAAGTAAAATTTTTCAGAACACAGAAACAAGCAGTCACAAAGAAATTCTTGAGCAAACTTGTACTCCTAACGGTAAGGAGCTTATAAGCTTCTGGCATCAGAAACAGTAGAATAGCAAAGAAGGAGACCATGTTAATAAGCAAATCAGAGAAGTATCAAGCAGTCAAGACCTTGATTGATTCGTATTAGCCATCCTTCCAGCATTATTAGGTCTACCACGGAGGGGAGCACTAGAAGCGGTTTTACCAGCAATGGTTGTTGTGACAGGAAAGTGGTTTCCTTGGAAACTTGACCTTCTCTTAGCAAAAGCACCCTgcaattatgatatataaagtAAGAACATAAAcacataagcaaaaaaaaacacacatccAAATGACCAACAACACAACAATTACTAAACTAACCTGTCTAACATCAGACCGTGAGTCCATATAACGCTGAGCTTTTACCGTACTGTTCTTGGCAGCACTATTGAAACTCTCCTTTTTATTCTGcctcaaataaaaaaaacaatcaatgtttaataaagaatcaaaagataaaagtTTGATTGAGAAGCTTAAAGACTACTAGTTACCGATGCTCTGTGTTTCTTGCCTTTATTGACATTATTATTGGTATTGCTCTTTGACATCTTGATAATGGCATCTGTGCTCACAAGAGATACGAATGGGTCATGAGCAACAAAGGATGCATCTTTGTTATAGAAcgtaaagaaagaaacataaaacaaacCTAAAGACATGTCCATTTTCTTCTCCGTGAGAGCAACGGTCTCTGTAGTAATAGGCTTTTCAGTCGCCATCTGCAAAATCACAACATTGGAGACTAACACAAATCAGACCAAACGAGATTTTGACTCGATTTGACGAATCAATGGAACAAAAGCTGAACTAGTTTGACCCGTGAAATGAGATCGTTACCGATGTAGGGGGAAGTCGACTGTCACAGTGAGAGATAAGAAAAAGGttcccttttttttctttttctgattcAACGACGAGTGAAAATAACTGAGTCAACTCGTCGGTACCTGTTACGCAGAAACAGTATACTTATTTATCAACTGGGTCAACGGATCTCGACCGGTTATTGTTTACAATACGATGCATAATAGGGCGAGATATTGGAAGCAACTTAGCCTAATGGTTAAGGTCTAAAGGCAAGGCTTCTAGGCTTCTACCTCCAATCTGGGGTTCGACTTCCAAcctatgcaatttattgcagattttcTTAAATTcaggtttcaagtcccggagaaagcgcgatttattaggcaactatgcagattatggaaggAAGAATTACAGATaactatgcagattatggaaagaagaattacaagagatcttcaacatggtgcaagtaaacctggtcaggcgtggatcttcataggacggctcagatgatgcagttaggcgtagatcttcataagacaggtagtattgtcggttgtcgaatcgtctatgtaatattcctaataattgtaatatcataataataaatcagcgttaaaaaaaaatagggcGAGATAAATATCCATATCCGAAGTAATTATCCGAACCGACCCAAAAAACTGAGTATCTGATCCGTTCGGATGCTGAAATATTCGAATGGAACTAttctcaaaattcaaaaaatcgcAATCGAAAATCGAATGAGTACCGAACATAtccaaacatataaatatataaaaatatgattttaaattataattataatagtattaCTATctaaaattaagattaaaacaaaatatattaattattttgggtatttatagatgaaaatag
This is a stretch of genomic DNA from Raphanus sativus cultivar WK10039 unplaced genomic scaffold, ASM80110v3 Scaffold0923, whole genome shotgun sequence. It encodes these proteins:
- the LOC130503323 gene encoding uncharacterized protein LOC130503323 isoform X2; translation: MATEKPITTETVALTEKKMDMSLDAIIKMSKSNTNNNVNKGKKHRASNKKESFNSAAKNSTVKAQRYMDSRSDVRQGAFAKRRSSFQGNHFPVTTTIAGKTASSAPLRGRPNNAGRMANTNQSRFITPPAQYGSAPRGFVAKREKIGEKQANGGGQRQGPQTLDSRFAYMKEERMKMKRFAEKGGNVVKNGAGLQYHQQQQQQRPWGRRATRFPN
- the LOC130503323 gene encoding uncharacterized protein LOC130503323 isoform X1 — its product is MATEKPITTETVALTEKKMDMSLDAIIKMSKSNTNNNVNKGKKHRASNKKESFNSAAKNSTVKAQRYMDSRSDVRQGAFAKRRSSFQGNHFPVTTTIAGKTASSAPLRGRPNNAGRMANTNQSRFITPPAQYGSAPRGFVAKQREKIGEKQANGGGQRQGPQTLDSRFAYMKEERMKMKRFAEKGGNVVKNGAGLQYHQQQQQQRPWGRRATRFPN